The following coding sequences lie in one Gloeocapsa sp. DLM2.Bin57 genomic window:
- a CDS encoding serine/threonine protein kinase: MSFCLNPACTKPDNPDTNKFCHGCGSKLAESSQSYDFDHYRVIKLLGEGGFGRTYLAEDLELFNQKVVIKKLLSSEGNNPKILELFTREAEQLSKLSHPQIPQVYRYFSKDNNFYL, from the coding sequence ATGTCTTTTTGTCTGAATCCCGCTTGTACAAAACCAGACAACCCTGATACCAATAAATTCTGTCATGGTTGTGGTAGCAAATTAGCCGAAAGTAGCCAGAGTTATGACTTTGACCATTATCGCGTCATTAAACTACTCGGAGAGGGAGGATTTGGACGTACTTATCTAGCTGAAGATCTAGAATTATTCAATCAGAAAGTCGTTATTAAAAAACTACTCAGTAGCGAAGGTAATAACCCTAAAATCCTCGAACTGTTTACTAGAGAAGCAGAACAACTATCTAAACTCTCTCATCCACAGATTCCCCAAGTCTATCGTTACTTTAGCAAAGATAATAACTTTTACCTGAT